In the Klebsiella aerogenes KCTC 2190 genome, one interval contains:
- the ldtD gene encoding L,D-transpeptidase, which produces MLLKKRYGRQMSVLSLSLAFAFAPLFNVQAAEPEVIPTDSSATVGDLSSALVQNDGQSAAVAQMAGEQPLAADVVAKSRAEIEAMLPSGYHPVYINPLVALYAARDMKPMWENREAVQAFQQQLAEVAIAGFQPQFTTWVSLLTDPSVSGMARDVVLSDAMMGYLHFISGIPMQGNRWLYGSTPYKMATPPLSVINQWQLALDNGSLPQFIAGLAPQHSQYEAMHQALLTLVADNRPWPQLTSNASLRPGEWSNDIGALREILQRTGMLDDSAKIALPGDVVSPSAKPKSKAKPAARGVYDRQLVEGVKRFQAWQGLGADGVIGQSTRDWLNVSSAQRAGVLALNIQRLRLLPSKLSTGIMVNIPAFSLVYYQDGSQVLASRVIVGRPDRKTPMMSSALNNVVVNPPWNVPPTLARKDILPKVRNNPGYLEQHGYTLMRGWNSKEAIDPYGVDWSTITEKNLPFRFQQAPGARNSLGRYKFNMPSSDAIYLHDTPNHNLFQKDVRALSSGCVRVNKASELANMLLQDAGWNDSRISDALKQGDTRYVNIRQNIPVNLYYLTAFVGADGRTQYRTDIYNYDLTARSSAQILPKAEQLIR; this is translated from the coding sequence ATGTTGCTTAAGAAACGGTATGGTCGACAAATGTCGGTGCTCAGCTTGAGCCTGGCTTTTGCATTTGCTCCGCTGTTTAATGTTCAGGCCGCAGAGCCTGAAGTCATACCCACAGATAGCTCTGCGACGGTGGGCGATCTTTCGTCGGCATTGGTACAAAACGATGGTCAGTCCGCTGCGGTCGCGCAAATGGCCGGCGAGCAGCCGCTGGCGGCGGATGTGGTGGCGAAAAGCCGTGCTGAAATCGAGGCCATGCTGCCGTCGGGTTATCATCCGGTTTATATCAACCCGCTGGTGGCGCTATACGCTGCCCGCGACATGAAACCCATGTGGGAGAACCGCGAAGCAGTACAGGCCTTCCAGCAGCAGCTGGCAGAGGTCGCTATCGCCGGTTTCCAGCCGCAGTTCACCACCTGGGTGAGCCTGCTGACGGATCCGTCCGTCAGCGGCATGGCTCGCGATGTCGTGCTTTCCGACGCCATGATGGGATATCTGCATTTTATTAGCGGTATTCCGATGCAGGGGAACCGTTGGCTGTATGGCTCAACGCCGTACAAAATGGCGACGCCGCCGCTGTCGGTGATTAACCAGTGGCAGCTGGCGCTGGATAACGGTTCGCTACCGCAGTTTATTGCCGGACTGGCGCCACAACATTCACAATATGAGGCAATGCATCAGGCGCTGCTGACGCTGGTGGCGGATAACCGTCCGTGGCCACAACTGACCAGCAATGCCTCGCTTCGTCCGGGAGAGTGGAGTAACGATATCGGCGCGCTGCGTGAAATCCTGCAGCGTACCGGCATGCTGGATGATTCGGCGAAAATCGCCTTACCGGGCGATGTGGTTAGCCCATCGGCGAAACCGAAATCGAAAGCAAAACCCGCCGCGCGCGGCGTTTACGATCGCCAACTGGTAGAAGGCGTTAAGCGCTTTCAAGCCTGGCAGGGGCTGGGCGCTGATGGCGTCATCGGCCAGTCCACCCGCGACTGGCTGAACGTCTCTTCGGCGCAGCGTGCCGGGGTGCTGGCGCTGAATATCCAGCGTCTGCGTTTGCTACCGAGCAAATTGTCCACCGGCATCATGGTCAATATTCCAGCGTTCTCGCTGGTCTACTATCAGGACGGCAGTCAGGTGCTGGCATCGAGGGTCATTGTCGGTCGTCCGGATCGTAAAACACCGATGATGAGCAGCGCGTTGAACAACGTGGTGGTCAACCCGCCGTGGAACGTGCCGCCGACGCTGGCGCGCAAAGATATTCTGCCGAAGGTGCGCAACAATCCAGGCTATCTGGAGCAGCATGGCTATACGTTGATGCGCGGCTGGAACAGCAAAGAAGCTATCGATCCGTATGGTGTCGATTGGTCTACCATCACCGAGAAGAATCTACCGTTCCGTTTCCAGCAGGCGCCGGGCGCACGCAACTCGCTGGGGCGGTATAAGTTCAATATGCCAAGCTCGGATGCTATTTATCTCCACGATACGCCGAACCACAATCTGTTCCAGAAAGATGTTCGCGCGTTGAGCTCGGGCTGCGTTCGCGTCAATAAAGCCTCTGAGCTGGCGAATATGCTATTGCAGGATGCGGGCTGGAATGATTCACGTATTTCCGACGCGCTGAAGCAGGGGGATACGCGCTACGTCAATATTCGGCAAAATATTCCGGTTAATTTATATTATTTAACCGCCTTTGTTGGTGCTGATGGACGTACACAATATCGAACAGATATTTACAATTACGATCTCACCGCGCGATCCAGCGCACAAATTCTGCCAAAAGCGGAACAATTAATCAGGTAA
- a CDS encoding YcbK family protein — protein MDKFDANRRRLLALGGAALGAAAILPAPAFATLSTPRPRILTLNNLHTGESLKAEFFDGRGYIQDELARLNHFFRDFRANKIKSIDPGLFDQLYRLQGLLGTNKPVQLISGYRSVDTNDELRARSRGVAKHSYHTKGQAMDFHIEGVALSNIRKAALSMRSGGVGYYPRSNFVHIDTGPVRHW, from the coding sequence ATGGACAAATTTGACGCTAATCGCCGCAGATTGCTGGCGTTGGGTGGCGCTGCCCTCGGTGCTGCCGCCATTCTCCCTGCGCCGGCATTTGCCACCCTCTCGACCCCCCGACCGCGTATTTTGACGCTGAATAACCTGCACACCGGTGAATCACTCAAGGCGGAGTTTTTCGATGGTAGAGGCTATATTCAGGATGAATTAGCAAGACTTAACCACTTTTTCCGTGATTTCCGCGCGAACAAAATTAAGTCTATTGACCCAGGATTGTTCGATCAGCTTTACCGCCTGCAGGGACTACTCGGCACCAACAAGCCTGTCCAGCTCATCTCCGGTTATCGCTCCGTCGATACCAACGATGAACTTCGCGCACGAAGCCGTGGTGTAGCGAAACACAGCTATCACACCAAAGGCCAGGCGATGGATTTCCACATTGAAGGCGTTGCCTTAAGCAATATTCGCAAAGCGGCGTTATCTATGCGCTCAGGTGGTGTAGGATACTACCCACGTAGCAACTTTGTGCATATTGATACCGGTCCGGTACGGCACTGGTAA
- a CDS encoding MBL fold metallo-hydrolase has product MNYRIIPVTAFAQNCSLIWCEQTRLAALVDPGGDAERIKEEVAAAGVSLMQILLTHGHLDHVGAAAELAQHYGVPIIGPEKEDEFWLEGLPAQSRMFGLDECQPLQPDRWLNEGDVVTVGNIALQVLHCPGHTPGHVVFFDDASRLLISGDVIFKGGVGRSDFPRGDHGQLIDAIKRKLLPLGDDVTFIPGHGPLSTLGYERLHNPFLQDEMPVW; this is encoded by the coding sequence ATGAACTATCGTATTATTCCGGTCACGGCGTTCGCCCAGAACTGTTCTTTAATCTGGTGTGAACAAACCCGGCTTGCCGCGCTGGTCGATCCTGGCGGCGATGCCGAGCGCATCAAGGAAGAAGTGGCGGCGGCAGGCGTCAGCCTGATGCAGATCCTGTTGACGCATGGTCACCTGGATCACGTCGGCGCCGCAGCCGAGCTGGCGCAACATTACGGTGTGCCAATTATTGGACCGGAAAAAGAAGATGAGTTCTGGCTGGAAGGATTGCCGGCGCAAAGCCGTATGTTCGGGCTGGATGAGTGTCAGCCGTTGCAGCCGGACCGCTGGCTAAATGAAGGCGATGTGGTGACCGTCGGCAATATCGCTTTGCAGGTATTGCACTGTCCAGGTCATACGCCGGGGCACGTGGTTTTCTTTGACGATGCCTCTCGTCTGCTGATTTCCGGCGATGTGATTTTCAAAGGCGGAGTAGGGCGCAGCGACTTCCCGCGCGGCGACCACGGCCAGCTGATTGATGCGATTAAACGTAAGCTGTTGCCATTGGGCGACGACGTGACGTTTATCCCCGGTCATGGCCCCTTGTCGACGCTGGGATATGAGCGCCTGCATAATCCGTTCCTGCAGGATGAAATGCCGGTCTGGTAA
- a CDS encoding amino acid aminotransferase, with protein MFENITAAPADPILGLADLFRADDRPGKINLGIGVYKDETGKTPVLTSVKKAEQYLLENETTKNYLGIDGIPEFGRCTQELLFGKGSAIINDKRARTAQTPGGTGGLRVAADFLAKNTDVKRVWVSNPSWPNHKSVFGAAGLEVREYAYYDAANHQLDFDGLLASLNEAQAGDVVLFHGCCHNPTGIDPTLEQWQQLAQMSAEKGWLPLFDFAYQGFARGLEEDAEGLRAFAALHKELLVASSYSKNFGLYNERVGACTLVAADQDTVDRAFSQMKAVIRANYSNPPAHGASVVATILSNDALRAIWEQELTDMRQRIQRMRLLFVNTLQEKGASRDFTFITKQNGMFSFSGLTKEQVLRLREEFAIYAVASGRINVAGMTPDNMSPLCEAIVAVL; from the coding sequence ATGTTTGAGAACATTACAGCCGCCCCTGCCGACCCTATTCTGGGCCTGGCCGATCTGTTTCGTGCCGATGACCGCCCAGGCAAAATTAACCTCGGAATTGGTGTTTACAAAGATGAGACAGGTAAAACGCCTGTTCTGACCAGCGTAAAAAAAGCCGAGCAATATCTGCTGGAAAATGAAACCACCAAAAACTACCTCGGTATTGATGGTATTCCGGAGTTTGGTCGCTGCACTCAGGAGCTGCTGTTCGGTAAAGGAAGCGCAATTATCAACGATAAGCGCGCCCGCACCGCCCAGACCCCAGGCGGTACCGGCGGCCTGCGCGTTGCGGCTGATTTCCTTGCCAAAAACACCGACGTTAAACGGGTATGGGTAAGCAATCCAAGCTGGCCAAACCATAAAAGCGTTTTCGGCGCCGCCGGGCTGGAAGTGCGCGAATATGCTTATTATGATGCCGCCAACCACCAGCTTGATTTCGACGGCTTGCTGGCCAGCCTGAACGAGGCGCAAGCGGGTGATGTCGTACTGTTCCACGGCTGCTGCCACAACCCAACCGGCATCGATCCGACGCTGGAACAGTGGCAACAGCTGGCGCAAATGTCTGCTGAAAAAGGCTGGCTGCCGCTGTTTGACTTCGCCTACCAGGGCTTCGCCCGCGGTCTGGAAGAAGACGCTGAAGGCCTGCGCGCGTTTGCCGCTCTGCATAAAGAGTTGCTGGTCGCCAGTTCTTACTCGAAAAACTTCGGCCTGTATAACGAGCGCGTTGGCGCCTGTACGCTGGTTGCCGCCGATCAAGACACCGTCGATCGCGCGTTCAGCCAGATGAAAGCGGTGATCCGCGCCAACTACTCTAACCCGCCGGCGCACGGCGCCTCCGTGGTGGCGACGATTCTCAGCAACGACGCGCTGCGCGCCATCTGGGAACAAGAGCTCACCGATATGCGCCAGCGTATTCAGCGCATGCGCTTACTGTTTGTGAATACCCTGCAGGAAAAAGGCGCCAGCCGCGACTTTACCTTCATCACCAAACAGAATGGGATGTTCTCATTTAGCGGCCTGACCAAAGAGCAAGTACTTCGTCTGCGTGAAGAGTTCGCTATTTATGCGGTCGCATCCGGGCGTATCAACGTTGCCGGCATGACGCCTGATAACATGTCGCCGCTGTGCGAAGCCATTGTCGCGGTGCTGTAA
- the ompK35 gene encoding porin OmpK35 produces MMKRNILAVVIPALLVAGAANAAEIYNKNGNKLDFYGKMVGEHVWTTNGDTSSDDTTYARIGLKGETQINDQLIGYGQWEYNMDASNVEGSQTTKTRLAFAGLKAGEYGSFDYGRNYGAIYDVESATDMLVEWGGDGWNYTDNFMTGRTNGVATYRNSDFFGLVDGLSFALQYQGKNDHDRSIRKQNGDGFSTAATYAFDNGIALSAGYANSNRSVDQKRDGNGDKAEAWATSAKYDANNIYAAVMYSQTYNMTPEEDDHFAGKTQNFEAVVQYQFDFGLRPSLGYVQTKGKNLQARGGFGGGDADLVKYVELGTWYYFNKNMNVYAAYKFNQLDDNAYTRAAGVATDDQAAVGIVYQF; encoded by the coding sequence ATGATGAAGCGCAATATTCTGGCAGTGGTGATCCCTGCCCTGCTGGTAGCCGGTGCGGCCAACGCTGCGGAAATCTATAACAAAAATGGTAACAAACTGGATTTCTACGGAAAAATGGTTGGCGAACATGTCTGGACCACCAATGGTGACACCAGCAGCGACGACACCACCTATGCCCGTATCGGCCTGAAAGGCGAAACCCAGATCAACGACCAGTTGATCGGTTACGGCCAGTGGGAATACAACATGGATGCGTCCAACGTTGAAGGTTCCCAGACCACCAAAACCCGTCTGGCTTTCGCCGGTCTGAAAGCGGGTGAATACGGTTCATTCGATTATGGCCGTAACTACGGCGCCATCTACGACGTTGAATCCGCAACCGATATGCTGGTTGAGTGGGGCGGCGACGGCTGGAACTACACCGATAACTTCATGACCGGCCGTACCAACGGCGTAGCCACCTACCGTAACTCAGACTTCTTCGGTCTGGTGGACGGCCTGAGCTTTGCGCTGCAGTATCAGGGTAAAAACGATCACGACCGCTCAATTCGCAAACAGAATGGCGACGGTTTCAGCACCGCGGCAACCTACGCGTTTGATAACGGTATCGCGCTGTCTGCAGGTTACGCTAACTCCAACCGTAGCGTTGACCAGAAACGTGACGGCAACGGTGACAAAGCTGAAGCATGGGCAACCTCTGCCAAGTACGATGCTAACAACATCTATGCCGCAGTTATGTACTCCCAGACTTACAACATGACGCCGGAAGAAGATGACCACTTCGCGGGCAAAACTCAGAACTTCGAAGCCGTAGTTCAGTACCAGTTCGATTTCGGTCTGCGTCCGTCCCTGGGCTACGTGCAGACTAAAGGTAAAAACCTGCAGGCTCGCGGTGGCTTCGGCGGCGGCGATGCGGACCTGGTTAAATACGTAGAACTGGGTACCTGGTACTACTTCAACAAAAACATGAACGTGTACGCGGCGTACAAGTTCAACCAACTGGATGATAATGCCTACACTCGCGCAGCTGGCGTAGCCACCGACGACCAGGCTGCGGTTGGTATCGTTTACCAGTTCTAA
- the asnS gene encoding asparagine--tRNA ligase, whose translation MSVVPVADVLQGRVAVDSEVTVRGWVRTRRDSKAGFSFLAVYDGSCFDPVQAVINNSLPNYNQEVLRLTTGCSVIVTGKVVASQGQGQSFEIQASNVEVTGWVEDPDTYPMAAKRHSIEYLREVAHLRPRTNLIGAVARVRHTLAQALHRFFDEQGFFWVSTPLITASDTEGAGEMFRVSTLDLENLPRNDQGKVDFDKDFFGKESFLTVSGQLNGETYACALSKIYTFGPTFRAENSNTSRHLAEFWMLEPEVAFASLNDVAGLAEAMLKYVFKAVLEERADDMKFFAERVDKDAIDRLQRFVSADFAQVDYTDAVTILENCGKQFENPVYWGVDLSSEHERYLAEEHFKAPVVVKNYPKDIKAFYMRLNEDGKTVAAMDVLAPGIGEIIGGSQREERLDVLDARMAEMGLNKEDYWWYRDLRRYGTVPHSGFGLGFERLIAYVTGVQNVRDVIPFPRTPRNATF comes from the coding sequence ATGAGCGTTGTGCCTGTAGCCGACGTACTCCAGGGCCGCGTTGCCGTTGACAGCGAAGTCACCGTGCGCGGATGGGTGCGTACCCGCCGAGATTCTAAAGCTGGCTTTTCTTTCCTCGCCGTCTATGACGGTTCCTGCTTTGATCCTGTACAGGCCGTTATTAATAATTCTCTGCCCAATTACAATCAGGAAGTGTTGCGCCTGACCACCGGCTGCTCGGTTATCGTCACCGGTAAAGTCGTGGCCTCCCAGGGTCAGGGACAGAGCTTTGAAATCCAGGCCTCCAATGTGGAAGTCACCGGCTGGGTTGAGGATCCGGACACCTACCCGATGGCGGCGAAGCGCCACAGCATCGAATATCTGCGTGAAGTGGCGCACCTGCGTCCGCGCACCAACCTGATTGGCGCGGTAGCGCGCGTACGTCACACCCTGGCGCAGGCGCTGCACCGTTTCTTCGACGAACAGGGTTTCTTCTGGGTATCCACCCCGCTGATCACCGCTTCCGATACCGAAGGCGCCGGTGAAATGTTCCGCGTATCAACGCTGGATCTGGAAAACCTGCCGCGTAACGACCAGGGTAAAGTCGACTTCGATAAAGACTTCTTCGGTAAAGAGTCGTTCCTGACCGTTTCCGGTCAGTTGAACGGTGAGACCTATGCCTGCGCATTGTCCAAAATCTATACCTTCGGCCCAACCTTCCGCGCCGAAAACTCCAACACCAGCCGCCACCTGGCGGAGTTCTGGATGCTGGAGCCAGAGGTAGCCTTCGCCAGCCTCAACGATGTTGCCGGTCTGGCGGAAGCCATGCTGAAGTACGTCTTCAAGGCGGTGCTGGAAGAGCGTGCGGATGACATGAAGTTCTTCGCCGAGCGCGTAGATAAAGACGCCATCGACCGTCTGCAGCGTTTTGTCTCTGCTGATTTCGCCCAGGTTGATTACACCGACGCCGTCACTATCCTGGAAAACTGCGGCAAGCAGTTTGAGAACCCGGTGTACTGGGGCGTGGATCTCTCCTCCGAGCATGAGCGTTATCTGGCCGAAGAGCACTTCAAAGCGCCGGTGGTCGTGAAAAACTATCCGAAAGACATTAAGGCGTTCTACATGCGCCTTAACGAAGACGGTAAGACCGTCGCCGCAATGGACGTTCTGGCGCCGGGCATCGGCGAAATCATCGGCGGGTCCCAGCGTGAAGAGCGTCTCGACGTGCTGGACGCGCGTATGGCCGAAATGGGTCTGAATAAAGAAGATTACTGGTGGTATCGCGACCTGCGTCGTTACGGCACCGTACCGCATTCTGGCTTCGGTCTGGGCTTCGAGCGTCTTATCGCCTACGTAACCGGCGTACAGAACGTTCGCGACGTGATTCCTTTCCCACGTACACCACGTAACGCCACATTCTAA
- the pncB gene encoding nicotinate phosphoribosyltransferase, translated as MTQFTSPVLHSLLDTDAYKLHMQQAVFHRYYDVEVAAEFRCRGDDLLGIYADAIREQVETMRDLKLQDDEYRWLSTLPFFSQDYLAWLRDFRYDPSQVTVINDHGKLNIRLAGPWREVIMWEVPLLAVISELVHHYRSPEISVGLALETLEHKLADFADMTADIDMSAFRLMDFGTRRRFSREVQQAIVQRLQQEPWFVGTSNYDLARRLNLTPMGTQAHEWFQAHQQISPNLASSQRAALAAWLAEYPDQLGIALTDCITMDAFLRDFGPEFATRYQGLRHDSGDPLEWGEKAIAHYQKLGIDPMSKVLVFSDNLDLGKAVDLYRHFSSRVKLSFGIGTRLTCDIPQVKPLNIVIKLVECNGKPVAKLSDSPGKTICHDKAFVRALREAFDLPPIKKAS; from the coding sequence ATGACACAATTCACTTCTCCTGTACTGCACTCGCTGCTTGATACGGATGCCTATAAGCTGCATATGCAGCAGGCCGTCTTCCACCGCTACTATGATGTGGAGGTGGCGGCAGAGTTCCGCTGCCGCGGAGACGACCTGCTCGGCATCTATGCCGACGCGATTCGCGAGCAGGTTGAAACCATGCGCGACCTGAAGCTGCAGGACGATGAGTATCGCTGGCTGTCCACCCTGCCGTTCTTCTCGCAGGACTATCTCGCCTGGCTGCGCGACTTCCGTTACGACCCAAGCCAGGTCACTGTCATCAACGATCATGGTAAGCTGAATATTCGCCTCGCCGGGCCGTGGCGCGAAGTGATCATGTGGGAAGTGCCGCTGCTGGCGGTCATCAGCGAACTGGTGCACCACTACCGTTCGCCGGAAATCAGCGTCGGCCTGGCGCTGGAGACGCTCGAACATAAGCTTGCCGACTTCGCCGACATGACCGCCGACATCGATATGTCGGCATTCCGCCTGATGGATTTCGGCACCCGCCGCCGCTTCTCCCGCGAAGTACAGCAGGCTATCGTGCAGCGCTTGCAGCAGGAGCCGTGGTTTGTCGGCACCAGCAACTACGATCTGGCCCGCCGATTGAATTTAACCCCGATGGGTACCCAGGCGCACGAATGGTTCCAGGCCCACCAGCAGATCAGTCCAAACCTGGCCAGCAGCCAACGCGCGGCGCTTGCCGCCTGGCTGGCGGAATATCCGGATCAGCTGGGTATTGCCCTGACCGACTGCATCACCATGGACGCTTTCCTGCGTGATTTCGGTCCTGAATTCGCCACCCGCTATCAGGGGCTGCGCCATGACTCCGGGGATCCGCTGGAGTGGGGCGAGAAAGCAATCGCTCATTATCAGAAATTGGGTATCGACCCGATGAGTAAAGTGCTGGTGTTCTCCGATAACCTCGACCTCGGCAAAGCGGTCGATCTGTATCGCCACTTCTCCTCGCGGGTGAAGCTCAGCTTCGGTATCGGCACCCGTTTGACCTGCGATATCCCACAGGTTAAACCGCTAAATATCGTGATAAAACTAGTAGAATGTAACGGCAAGCCGGTGGCGAAACTCTCCGACAGCCCGGGTAAAACCATCTGCCATGATAAGGCGTTCGTCCGCGCCCTGCGCGAGGCGTTTGACCTGCCGCCGATTAAAAAGGCGAGTTAA
- the pepN gene encoding aminopeptidase N, which translates to MTQQPQAKYRHDYRAPDYLISDIDLTFDLDAAKTVVTAESKVSRHAAASDVPLRLDGEDLTLISLQVNGQPWNDYKEENNQLVIGGLPDSFTLTIVNEISPAANTALEGLYQSGEALCTQCEAEGFRHITWYLDRPDVLARFTTKIIADKAKYPFLLSNGNRVAQGELDNGRHWIQWQDPFPKPCYLFALVAGDFDVLRDTFTTRSGREVALELYVDRGNLDRAPWAMTSLKNSMKWDETRFGLEYDLDIYMIVAVDFFNMGAMENKGLNVFNSKYVLARTDTATDKDYLDIERVIGHEYFHNWTGNRVTCRDWFQLSLKEGLTVFRDQEFSSDLGSRAVNRINNVRTMRGLQFAEDASPMAHPIRPDMVIEMNNFYTLTVYEKGAEVIRMLHTLLGEANFQKGMQLYFERHDGSAATCDDFVQAMEDASNVDLSHFRRWYSQSGTPVVTVHDDYNPETEQYTLTISQRTPPTAEQADKQPLHIPFSIELYDNEGKAIPLQKGGHPVHHVLNVTQAEQTFVFDNVYFQPVPALLCEFSAPVKLEYKWSDQQLTFLMRHARNDFSRWDAAQSLLATYIKLNVNRHQQGQPLSLPIHVADAFRAILLDEKIDPALAAEILTLPSANEIAELFTIIDPIAIAAVREALTRTLAKELADELLVVYNANKLDSYRVDHADIGKRSLRNTCLRYLAFGDVELADKLVQAQYHHADNMTDALAALSSAVAAELPCRDALMQEYDDKWHQDGLVMDKWFILQSTSPAANVVETVRGLLKHRSFTMSNPNRVRSLIGAFASSNPAAFHAEDGSGYQFLVEMLTELNSRNPQVASRLIEPLIRLKRYDEKRQAKMRAALEQLKGLENLSGDLFEKISKALA; encoded by the coding sequence ATGACACAACAGCCCCAAGCCAAATACCGCCACGACTACCGTGCGCCGGATTATCTGATTAGCGATATTGATTTGACCTTTGACCTGGATGCCGCGAAAACCGTTGTCACGGCCGAGAGTAAGGTTTCCCGTCACGCGGCTGCGTCTGATGTGCCATTGCGTCTGGATGGCGAAGACCTGACCCTGATTTCACTGCAGGTGAACGGCCAGCCGTGGAACGACTATAAAGAAGAAAATAATCAGCTGGTGATTGGCGGTTTGCCGGACAGCTTCACCCTGACTATCGTCAACGAAATTAGCCCGGCGGCGAACACCGCGCTGGAAGGCCTGTATCAGTCAGGCGAAGCGCTATGTACCCAGTGCGAAGCAGAAGGTTTCCGTCACATTACCTGGTACCTCGACCGCCCGGATGTGCTGGCGCGCTTCACCACCAAAATCATTGCCGATAAAGCGAAATATCCGTTCCTGCTCTCCAACGGCAACCGCGTCGCGCAGGGCGAGCTGGACAATGGCCGTCACTGGATCCAGTGGCAGGATCCATTCCCAAAACCCTGTTACCTGTTCGCGCTGGTGGCCGGCGATTTCGACGTGCTGCGTGACACCTTCACCACCCGCTCCGGGCGTGAAGTCGCCCTTGAACTGTACGTTGACCGCGGCAACCTCGACCGCGCGCCGTGGGCGATGACCTCGCTGAAGAATTCAATGAAGTGGGACGAAACCCGTTTCGGTCTCGAATATGACCTCGACATCTATATGATCGTCGCCGTCGACTTCTTCAATATGGGGGCGATGGAGAACAAAGGCCTCAACGTCTTTAACTCTAAATACGTGCTGGCCCGTACCGATACCGCGACCGATAAAGATTACCTCGATATTGAGCGCGTCATTGGTCACGAATATTTCCATAACTGGACCGGCAACCGCGTGACCTGTCGCGACTGGTTCCAGCTCAGCCTGAAAGAAGGGCTGACCGTATTCCGCGATCAGGAGTTCAGTTCCGACCTCGGCTCGCGCGCGGTGAACCGCATCAACAACGTTCGTACCATGCGTGGGCTGCAGTTTGCTGAAGACGCCAGCCCGATGGCGCACCCGATCCGTCCGGATATGGTTATTGAGATGAACAACTTCTACACCCTGACGGTTTACGAAAAGGGCGCGGAAGTGATCCGTATGCTGCACACCCTGCTCGGCGAAGCCAATTTCCAGAAAGGGATGCAATTGTACTTTGAGCGCCACGACGGCAGCGCCGCCACCTGCGATGATTTCGTGCAGGCGATGGAAGATGCTTCGAACGTCGATCTGTCGCATTTCCGTCGCTGGTACAGCCAGTCCGGTACGCCGGTCGTTACCGTGCATGACGACTATAACCCGGAAACCGAGCAGTACACCCTGACTATCAGCCAGCGTACGCCGCCGACCGCGGAACAGGCCGACAAGCAGCCACTGCACATCCCGTTCAGTATCGAGCTGTACGATAACGAAGGCAAAGCGATCCCGCTGCAGAAGGGCGGCCATCCGGTGCACCACGTGTTGAATGTCACCCAGGCGGAACAGACGTTCGTCTTTGATAACGTTTACTTCCAGCCGGTACCGGCGCTGCTGTGTGAATTCTCCGCGCCGGTCAAACTTGAATATAAGTGGAGCGACCAGCAGCTGACGTTCCTGATGCGCCACGCGCGTAACGATTTCTCGCGTTGGGATGCCGCGCAGAGCCTGCTGGCGACCTACATCAAGCTCAACGTTAACCGTCATCAGCAGGGGCAGCCGCTGTCGCTGCCGATCCACGTCGCTGACGCTTTCCGCGCGATCCTGCTCGACGAGAAGATCGATCCGGCGCTGGCCGCGGAAATTTTAACGCTGCCGTCGGCCAACGAAATCGCCGAACTGTTCACCATCATCGATCCGATTGCCATCGCGGCGGTGCGCGAAGCGCTGACCCGTACGCTGGCGAAAGAGCTGGCCGATGAGCTGCTGGTGGTTTACAACGCCAACAAGCTCGACAGCTATCGCGTAGACCATGCCGATATCGGTAAACGTTCCCTGCGCAATACCTGCCTGCGCTATCTGGCTTTTGGCGATGTTGAACTGGCAGATAAGCTGGTGCAAGCCCAGTATCACCATGCTGACAACATGACCGACGCGTTGGCTGCGCTGTCGTCGGCGGTGGCGGCGGAGTTGCCGTGCCGTGATGCATTGATGCAGGAGTATGACGATAAGTGGCACCAGGACGGCCTGGTGATGGACAAGTGGTTCATCCTGCAGTCCACCAGCCCGGCGGCCAATGTGGTTGAGACGGTACGCGGCTTGCTCAAGCACCGTTCATTCACGATGAGCAACCCGAACCGCGTACGTTCGCTGATCGGCGCCTTCGCGAGTAGCAACCCGGCGGCGTTCCACGCCGAAGACGGCAGCGGTTACCAGTTCCTGGTGGAAATGCTGACCGAGCTCAATAGCCGCAACCCGCAGGTGGCGTCGCGTCTGATTGAGCCGCTGATTCGTCTAAAACGCTACGATGAGAAACGTCAGGCCAAGATGCGTGCGGCGCTGGAACAGCTGAAAGGGCTGGAGAATCTCTCCGGCGATCTGTTCGAGAAGATCAGCAAAGCGCTGGCGTAA